A stretch of the Saccharolobus caldissimus genome encodes the following:
- a CDS encoding DUF460 domain-containing protein, with product MKIMGIDIEPMENPASRSQPSYSIVILDENERILDKMENVPLSRLIRLTWEYRPDIIALDNVYELGENDKEVINIIRLLPPNVNIIQVTYHNGEFRQVKDLAKEIGFEFQGKLSPQKTSYLVALLALKGYGTSIKVEEKRTKIIVSRGRTLGPGGMSQNRYKRYIRGTLLRVTREIKEKLDSKGFDYDMIIRRSKAGIEGAVFIVYAPRERLYGIVRRMKGHDVIVDIKPIYKSKIEFKDKKIERRLIVGIDPGTEVGISIIDIYGRPILLTSKRSIDRDEIISLISKEGKAVIIATDVNPLPDTVKKIASKFNARIYVPEKSLSVDEKQKIIEEFSKIYKVKIDNPHIRDSLAAAIKAFNEIESKLRQIESFISRLDIDIIDENKIYDCVIEGGTVSECIEKEIDKYLRKDENKINVKQYRIDDNLESQIKKLEEENKNLKTELIRYRKIIYNLIVEKDSLIKKIEEMKLQLNKEIERDRKVYELNLNLQNLYKTVNTLESKIQQYEILINKLKNLIHKLIRNEAVIIDKNYESNYLKFDGSYIYFNDEKLSDEILEYIDKDVAIMSKQLVSDLKLLYKEYQIEKSKEIDIRRIVDEYRNEKLREKTKRV from the coding sequence ATGAAAATTATGGGAATAGATATTGAACCCATGGAGAATCCAGCGTCAAGATCACAACCCTCATATTCAATAGTAATCTTGGACGAGAATGAAAGAATATTAGATAAGATGGAAAACGTGCCTTTAAGTAGACTAATTAGATTAACATGGGAATATAGACCAGATATAATTGCATTAGATAATGTTTATGAGTTAGGTGAAAACGATAAGGAAGTAATTAATATTATTAGATTATTACCACCAAATGTTAATATTATTCAAGTCACATACCATAATGGAGAATTTAGACAAGTAAAAGACCTAGCTAAAGAAATAGGCTTTGAATTCCAAGGAAAATTAAGTCCTCAAAAAACTTCATATCTTGTAGCACTACTTGCGTTAAAAGGATATGGAACTAGTATAAAAGTAGAGGAAAAAAGAACTAAAATAATAGTATCAAGAGGAAGAACCTTAGGTCCTGGTGGAATGAGCCAAAATAGGTATAAGAGATACATAAGGGGTACTTTATTAAGAGTAACGAGAGAAATAAAGGAAAAGTTAGATTCTAAGGGATTTGATTATGATATGATAATTAGAAGATCCAAAGCCGGAATAGAGGGTGCTGTATTTATAGTTTACGCACCGAGAGAGAGACTATATGGTATAGTTAGAAGAATGAAGGGGCATGACGTAATAGTAGATATAAAGCCTATATATAAAAGTAAAATTGAATTTAAAGATAAAAAAATCGAAAGACGTTTAATAGTAGGTATAGATCCTGGGACAGAAGTTGGAATCTCCATAATTGATATATACGGTAGGCCTATTTTATTGACTTCAAAAAGAAGTATTGACAGAGATGAAATAATCTCGTTAATCTCAAAAGAAGGAAAAGCCGTGATAATAGCTACAGATGTTAACCCATTACCAGATACTGTTAAAAAAATAGCAAGCAAGTTTAATGCTAGAATATATGTTCCAGAGAAAAGCTTAAGTGTAGATGAGAAACAAAAGATCATAGAGGAATTTTCTAAGATATATAAAGTTAAAATTGATAATCCTCACATTAGAGATTCTTTAGCCGCTGCTATTAAGGCTTTTAATGAGATAGAAAGTAAGTTAAGGCAAATTGAAAGCTTCATAAGTAGATTAGATATTGACATTATAGATGAAAATAAGATATATGACTGCGTAATAGAAGGGGGTACTGTTTCTGAATGTATTGAAAAAGAAATTGACAAATATCTTAGAAAGGATGAAAATAAAATAAACGTCAAACAATATAGAATAGATGATAATCTAGAGTCGCAAATCAAGAAATTAGAGGAGGAAAATAAAAATCTGAAAACTGAACTTATAAGATATAGAAAAATAATATATAATTTGATCGTAGAAAAAGATTCATTAATTAAAAAAATAGAGGAAATGAAATTGCAACTAAATAAAGAAATAGAAAGAGATCGTAAAGTTTATGAGCTCAACTTGAATTTGCAAAATCTCTATAAGACAGTAAATACTCTTGAGAGTAAAATACAACAATATGAAATATTGATTAATAAATTAAAAAATCTTATACATAAACTGATTAGAAATGAAGCAGTAATAATTGATAAAAATTATGAATCAAATTATTTGAAATTTGACGGATCATATATATATTTCAATGATGAGAAATTAAGTGATGAAATTCTAGAGTATATTGATAAAGATGTTGCAATAATGAGCAAACAGTTAGTAAGTGATCTTAAATTACTTTATAAAGAATATCAGATAGAAAAATCAAAGGAAATAGACATTAGAAGAATAGTTGACGAATATAGGAACGAAAAATTAAGGGAAAAAACTAAAAGAGTGTAA
- a CDS encoding methionine adenosyltransferase, producing MMRNINVQLNPRADIENLQVELVERKGLGHPDYIADSIAEEASRKLSLYYLKKYGVILHHNLDKTLVVGGQAAPRFKGGEVLHPIYIIVAGRATTEVKTESGSEQIPVGTVIVESAKEWIRNNFRYLDPEKHVIVDYKIGKGSADLVGLFEAGKKVPLSNDTSFGVGFAPFTKLEKLVYETERYLNSRQLKAKLPEVGEDVKVMGLRRGKEVDLTIAMATISELIEDVNHYINIKEQVKNEILDLASKIAPDYNVRVYVNVGDKIEKGILYLTVTGTSAEHGDDGMTGRGNRGVGLITPMRPMSLEATAGKNPVSHVGKLYNVLANLIAQKISEQVKDVKMSQVEILGQIGRPIDDPLIANVDVLTYSGKLSDETKNEIEGIVDEMLSSFNKLTELILEGKVTLF from the coding sequence ATAATGAGAAATATAAATGTCCAATTAAATCCACGTGCTGATATAGAGAATTTACAAGTAGAGTTAGTTGAAAGAAAAGGCCTTGGGCATCCAGATTATATTGCTGATTCTATAGCTGAAGAGGCAAGTAGGAAACTATCCTTATATTATCTTAAGAAATACGGCGTGATATTACACCATAACTTAGATAAGACACTAGTAGTGGGTGGACAAGCTGCACCTCGCTTTAAAGGAGGAGAGGTTTTACATCCTATATATATAATAGTTGCAGGTAGGGCTACCACAGAAGTTAAAACTGAAAGTGGATCTGAGCAAATTCCAGTAGGTACAGTAATTGTAGAAAGTGCTAAGGAATGGATAAGAAATAATTTCAGATATTTAGATCCAGAAAAACATGTTATAGTAGATTACAAAATAGGTAAAGGCTCTGCGGATTTGGTAGGATTATTTGAAGCTGGCAAAAAAGTACCTTTATCTAATGATACGAGTTTTGGGGTTGGTTTTGCTCCATTTACAAAATTAGAAAAATTAGTTTATGAGACTGAGAGATATTTAAATTCTAGGCAACTTAAGGCTAAATTACCAGAAGTAGGTGAAGACGTGAAAGTAATGGGTTTAAGAAGGGGTAAGGAAGTAGATTTAACAATAGCTATGGCTACAATTAGTGAATTAATTGAAGATGTGAATCATTATATAAATATAAAGGAGCAAGTAAAAAATGAAATCCTAGATTTGGCATCGAAAATAGCTCCAGATTATAATGTTAGAGTTTACGTGAATGTTGGAGATAAGATAGAGAAAGGAATATTATATTTAACAGTAACTGGAACCTCAGCTGAACATGGCGATGACGGTATGACTGGAAGAGGTAACAGAGGTGTAGGTTTAATAACACCAATGAGGCCTATGTCTCTAGAGGCCACTGCTGGGAAAAATCCTGTGAGCCATGTTGGTAAGTTATATAATGTTTTAGCTAATCTAATAGCCCAGAAAATATCAGAACAAGTTAAAGATGTAAAGATGTCACAAGTAGAAATACTAGGGCAGATAGGTAGACCAATAGACGATCCGTTAATAGCTAATGTAGATGTACTTACATATAGTGGTAAGCTTAGTGATGAAACTAAAAATGAAATAGAAGGAATTGTTGATGAGATGTTAAGCTCATTTAATAAATTAACTGAGCTAATACTGGAAGGAAAAGTTACACTCTTTTAG
- a CDS encoding U6 snRNA-associated Sm-like protein LSm6: MQAKVENPLKSLRTAVNRIVLVKLKDGSEYIGKLEQTDGTMNLVLRDCTEIREGTSEPVAKYGRVLIRGSNILFISVDYETVMGSGK; this comes from the coding sequence GTGCAGGCAAAAGTAGAAAATCCGTTGAAGAGTTTAAGAACAGCAGTGAATAGAATAGTTTTGGTAAAGCTTAAGGATGGTTCAGAATATATAGGTAAACTTGAACAAACTGATGGTACAATGAATCTTGTATTAAGGGATTGTACAGAAATTAGAGAGGGTACTTCTGAACCAGTTGCTAAATATGGCAGAGTTCTTATAAGAGGTAGTAATATATTATTTATTAGTGTAGATTACGAGACTGTAATGGGTAGTGGAAAATAA
- a CDS encoding ArsR/SmtB family transcription factor, whose product MELIVDDPEKIYEIAKALSTITRINILQLVSVSPMSISELTEKLRMSKGNISSHISELERLNLVEIEYRNGIKGIKKIVKSKYDKIIIILNPSSSSNKT is encoded by the coding sequence ATGGAACTTATAGTAGACGATCCCGAAAAAATTTATGAAATAGCTAAAGCATTATCTACTATAACGAGAATAAATATATTACAATTAGTCTCAGTATCTCCCATGAGCATTTCTGAACTTACAGAAAAATTAAGAATGAGTAAAGGTAACATAAGTTCACATATATCAGAGCTTGAAAGACTGAACTTAGTTGAAATAGAGTATCGCAATGGAATTAAAGGCATAAAAAAGATTGTTAAGTCTAAGTATGATAAAATAATAATAATACTAAACCCTAGCAGCAGCTCTAATAAAACCTAA
- a CDS encoding CTP synthase, producing the protein MGSKYIVVTGGVLSSIGKGTLVASMGLLLKRRGYNVTAVKIDPYINVDAGTMNPYMHGEVFVTDDGAETDLDLGHYERFMDVNMTKYNNITAGKVYFEVIKKEREGKYLGQTVQIIPHVTDQIKDMIRYAANINNAEITLVEIGGTVGDIESLPFLEAVRQLKLEEEDNVIFVHIALVEYLRTTGELKTKPLQHSVQELRRIGIQPDFIVARSILPLDDETRRKIALFTNVKVDNIISSYDVQTPYEVPLILEKQGLVTKVLNKLKLQDRPIDLTDWINFVNNVKGINSKKIVNIALVGKYTKLKDSYISIKEAIYHAAAHLGVKPNLIWIESTELEKDSINLDEILGKVDGIIVLPGFGSRGAEGKIKAIKYAREHNIPFLGICFGFQLSVVEFARNVLGLKEANSMEIDPNTPHPVITLLDNQKNVTQLGGTMRLGAQKIIIKEGTLAHKLYGKNIVYERHRHRYEVNPAYVDILQKAGLVISGVSENGLVEIIELPSHRFFVATQAHPEFKSRPTTPSPIYLGFIRAAARV; encoded by the coding sequence GTGGGGAGTAAGTATATCGTAGTTACAGGAGGGGTTTTATCTAGTATAGGTAAAGGTACGTTAGTGGCCTCGATGGGATTATTACTTAAAAGAAGAGGGTATAATGTAACTGCAGTAAAAATAGACCCATATATCAATGTTGATGCTGGGACTATGAACCCTTATATGCATGGGGAAGTGTTTGTAACAGATGACGGGGCTGAAACTGATCTAGATCTAGGACACTATGAGAGATTTATGGATGTTAATATGACTAAATATAATAACATAACTGCGGGTAAGGTATATTTTGAAGTGATAAAGAAGGAAAGAGAAGGAAAGTATTTAGGCCAGACCGTTCAAATAATCCCCCATGTTACGGATCAAATAAAGGATATGATAAGGTATGCTGCAAATATAAACAACGCTGAAATTACATTAGTAGAAATAGGGGGTACTGTAGGAGATATTGAAAGTCTTCCATTTCTTGAAGCGGTAAGACAGTTAAAATTAGAAGAAGAAGATAATGTCATTTTCGTCCATATAGCACTAGTAGAATATTTACGTACTACTGGAGAGTTAAAGACAAAACCCTTGCAGCATAGTGTTCAAGAACTGAGAAGGATAGGTATTCAGCCAGATTTCATCGTAGCAAGGTCGATATTACCGCTAGACGACGAAACTAGGCGTAAAATAGCTCTGTTTACTAATGTAAAAGTTGATAATATTATATCTAGTTATGACGTTCAAACACCTTATGAAGTACCGTTAATCTTAGAAAAACAAGGATTAGTTACTAAAGTTCTCAATAAGCTTAAGCTGCAGGATAGGCCAATAGATTTAACAGATTGGATTAATTTCGTTAATAATGTAAAAGGGATTAATAGTAAAAAAATCGTAAATATAGCTTTAGTTGGTAAATATACTAAATTAAAAGACAGTTATATAAGTATTAAAGAGGCAATTTATCATGCAGCTGCTCATTTAGGTGTAAAACCTAATCTGATTTGGATAGAATCTACGGAATTAGAAAAAGATTCCATTAATTTGGATGAGATTTTAGGTAAGGTTGATGGAATTATAGTATTACCAGGTTTTGGGAGTAGGGGTGCCGAAGGCAAAATAAAAGCGATAAAATATGCAAGAGAGCATAACATACCATTTCTTGGCATATGCTTTGGATTCCAGCTTTCAGTAGTAGAATTTGCTAGAAATGTTCTAGGTTTAAAAGAAGCCAATTCGATGGAGATTGATCCCAATACTCCTCATCCCGTTATTACTTTATTAGATAATCAGAAGAACGTAACACAGCTTGGAGGTACAATGAGATTAGGCGCGCAAAAGATTATAATAAAAGAGGGAACTCTTGCACACAAATTATACGGTAAAAATATTGTTTACGAGAGACATAGGCATAGATATGAAGTAAATCCTGCATACGTAGATATTTTACAGAAAGCTGGCCTAGTAATATCTGGAGTAAGTGAAAATGGATTAGTAGAGATTATAGAGCTCCCTTCACATAGATTTTTTGTAGCTACACAAGCCCATCCTGAATTTAAGAGTAGACCTACAACTCCCTCTCCTATTTATTTAGGTTTTATTAGAGCTGCTGCTAGGGTTTAG
- a CDS encoding orotidine 5'-phosphate decarboxylase / HUMPS family protein, producing the protein MREVLLEKLYKGKFLQIALDFINIEDAIRIVNEVKDLNDSIIIEIGTPLLKATGIEGIRKIRQLVKDKIILADTKTADAGDVEVEIAKLGGADIMTVLGIMDNATILSAIKRAKEIGILVQADLINVINTYDRALELKNLGIDIIGLHVGLDVQKSRGISITDLKDEIRKVANLGLVISVAGGLNRDRIKELIDLPINIFVVGSAITRSKNAKETTKEIINILKSAK; encoded by the coding sequence ATGAGAGAGGTACTACTTGAAAAACTTTATAAAGGAAAATTTTTACAAATAGCCTTAGATTTTATAAATATTGAAGATGCTATAAGAATAGTTAATGAAGTAAAAGACCTTAATGACTCAATTATAATAGAAATAGGTACACCTCTACTAAAGGCTACAGGAATAGAAGGTATTAGAAAAATAAGACAATTAGTAAAAGATAAAATAATACTAGCCGATACTAAAACTGCAGATGCAGGAGACGTAGAAGTTGAAATAGCTAAATTAGGTGGGGCAGATATAATGACAGTTCTTGGCATTATGGATAATGCGACAATTCTCTCCGCTATAAAAAGGGCTAAAGAAATAGGAATATTAGTACAAGCAGATTTAATAAATGTAATAAATACATATGATAGAGCATTAGAGTTAAAAAATTTAGGTATTGATATAATTGGATTACATGTGGGTCTTGATGTCCAGAAAAGCAGAGGAATAAGTATAACAGATCTTAAAGATGAAATAAGAAAAGTAGCAAATCTAGGGTTAGTAATATCAGTAGCTGGAGGGCTAAATAGAGATAGGATTAAAGAGCTTATAGATCTTCCGATAAACATATTCGTAGTAGGTAGTGCAATTACTAGAAGTAAAAACGCCAAAGAGACTACTAAGGAGATAATTAATATATTAAAGAGTGCGAAATAA
- a CDS encoding DUF2153 domain-containing protein, whose protein sequence is MESSFIGNLDEWIKLQKNLLATLKDMEKKEPTETMDRLDLILASRTAFQHMMRTLKAFDQWLQDPMVIKHMPREMLEDVKNTSWELLQKLLELDIRHTSQFREMITKMSKEGKLDPLIWTRPIGEEHQERERRGPLSTI, encoded by the coding sequence ATGGAGAGTTCATTTATAGGTAATCTAGATGAATGGATAAAACTACAGAAGAACTTGCTTGCAACGTTAAAAGATATGGAGAAAAAAGAGCCAACAGAGACTATGGATAGGTTAGATTTAATATTAGCTTCTAGAACGGCGTTTCAGCATATGATGAGAACGTTAAAGGCTTTCGATCAATGGCTACAAGATCCTATGGTAATTAAGCACATGCCCAGGGAAATGTTAGAGGATGTTAAAAATACTAGTTGGGAATTATTGCAAAAATTGCTAGAACTGGATATACGACATACTAGTCAGTTCAGAGAAATGATAACTAAAATGAGTAAAGAAGGAAAATTAGACCCCTTAATATGGACTAGACCAATAGGAGAAGAGCATCAAGAAAGAGAAAGAAGAGGTCCATTATCTACTATATAA
- a CDS encoding Trm112 family protein: MKYRLMDLLACPICKHFPLRLYVFSENKIEKRSLTSEDKKPLCEIYCAFKVSYIKDLNVEPPCDECIKYEIVEGLLFCESCNRWYPIIDEIPRMLPDKLRNEEEDLKFLNKYKDKIPKEILTNGVPFRLK, translated from the coding sequence GTGAAATATAGGTTAATGGATTTGTTAGCCTGTCCTATCTGTAAACATTTTCCTTTACGTTTATACGTTTTTTCTGAGAATAAGATAGAGAAGAGAAGTTTAACTTCAGAAGATAAAAAGCCTTTATGTGAAATATATTGTGCATTTAAGGTAAGTTATATTAAAGATTTAAATGTAGAACCACCGTGTGATGAATGTATAAAATATGAGATAGTTGAAGGTTTACTTTTCTGTGAATCATGTAATAGATGGTATCCTATAATTGACGAAATTCCTAGAATGTTGCCAGATAAATTAAGAAATGAGGAAGAAGATTTGAAATTTCTTAACAAATATAAGGACAAGATCCCTAAAGAGATATTGACTAATGGTGTTCCTTTTCGTTTAAAATGA
- the glmM gene encoding phosphoglucosamine mutase codes for MGKLFGTDGIRGITNSELTPDFAVKIGKAIGTYFGKGSRILIGRDVRAGGDMIMRSVESGLLSSGVIVYEAGMAPTPAFQYAVKTLGYDGGVIITASHNPPEYNGIKVLSPHGIEISRDDEDKIEEIYFNNRINTVDWSSLVNDVKKEERVVDIYVKGILSHVDVNKIKSKRYKVLIDAANSVGAITTPLVARELGCKIYTINGNLDPLFPARLPEPTFDSLTETSKVARELNVDIAVAHDGDADRAIFIDSMGRIQWGDRSGTLLSYWASIKAPNLPKRVFTAVSSSSLVEEYLSKFGIEIKWTKVGSVDIAHALFREGGIAGFEENGGFMYPPHQVVRDGAMSFALMLDMMASENEDSTSLFDRLPKYYLIKTKVKITEKTNIGRIYEEIINKYGKYGNVITIDGVKVIGKDFWILVRKSGTEPIIRILVEAKDENMSKDLANEIERIVGGLV; via the coding sequence ATGGGAAAACTATTTGGGACTGACGGGATAAGGGGAATTACGAATAGTGAATTAACTCCAGATTTTGCAGTAAAAATTGGTAAGGCTATAGGTACGTATTTTGGTAAGGGTTCTAGGATTTTAATAGGTAGGGATGTGAGGGCTGGAGGAGATATGATAATGCGTAGTGTAGAAAGTGGTCTGCTGAGTAGTGGTGTGATAGTATATGAAGCTGGAATGGCCCCTACACCAGCTTTTCAATACGCAGTGAAAACTTTAGGTTATGATGGTGGAGTTATAATAACCGCTAGTCATAATCCTCCGGAATATAACGGGATAAAAGTACTATCTCCACACGGTATAGAAATATCTAGAGATGATGAAGATAAAATCGAAGAAATTTACTTTAATAATAGAATAAATACTGTAGACTGGAGTTCTCTAGTTAATGATGTTAAAAAGGAAGAAAGGGTTGTTGATATTTATGTGAAAGGTATTTTGTCACATGTGGATGTAAATAAAATAAAAAGTAAAAGATATAAAGTACTTATAGATGCTGCTAACAGTGTTGGTGCAATAACTACTCCACTAGTGGCAAGGGAATTGGGTTGTAAAATTTATACTATTAATGGGAATTTAGACCCTCTCTTTCCTGCTAGACTGCCAGAGCCTACTTTTGATAGTTTGACTGAAACATCTAAAGTGGCAAGGGAATTAAATGTTGATATAGCAGTGGCTCACGATGGTGATGCTGATAGGGCAATCTTCATTGACTCTATGGGTAGGATACAATGGGGCGATAGGAGTGGTACTTTGTTATCCTATTGGGCTTCTATTAAAGCTCCTAATTTGCCTAAACGGGTTTTCACTGCAGTTTCTAGCTCTAGTTTAGTCGAGGAGTATTTAAGTAAGTTTGGTATTGAAATTAAATGGACTAAAGTAGGTAGTGTAGATATTGCTCATGCTTTATTTAGAGAAGGGGGAATTGCTGGATTTGAGGAGAATGGCGGTTTTATGTATCCTCCTCATCAAGTGGTTAGGGATGGTGCTATGTCGTTTGCATTAATGTTAGACATGATGGCTTCTGAGAATGAGGATTCGACTTCACTATTTGATAGACTTCCTAAGTATTATTTAATAAAGACTAAGGTTAAAATTACTGAAAAGACTAATATAGGGAGAATTTATGAAGAGATAATTAATAAGTATGGAAAGTACGGTAATGTAATTACTATAGATGGCGTAAAGGTTATTGGTAAAGATTTTTGGATTCTGGTTAGAAAAAGCGGAACAGAACCTATAATAAGGATACTAGTTGAGGCTAAGGATGAGAATATGTCTAAAGACTTGGCTAATGAAATAGAAAGAATAGTTGGTGGGTTAGTGTGA
- the coaBC gene encoding bifunctional phosphopantothenoylcysteine decarboxylase/phosphopantothenate--cysteine ligase CoaBC: MPHPSKKIIGSMSNELAGKKVLLAVTGSVAIYKSLDLARNLMRIGAEVNVIMSKDAVKLISPEMFKWATGNDVYTKLTGYLEHVALAEDNDVMVIAPATANTIAKIANGISDTIVTATALNFIGMKKPLIVVPAMHLQMYISPQIKNAESKLRELGVEVIEPEIINDLAHYPEVEYLTYRLTSYILRGKDLSEYKILVTAGPTREYLDTVRFISNPSSGTMGIAIANEAHFRGAKVKLVHGPLTSKLKPYVRNTTYVETTEEMLNEVIKSIEDEKYNIVILAGAPADYKFKATSSTKIDSHSEIPKVELERTPKISEHIKKYGIFLVGFSAETVNSDDELINKAKIKMQRHGFDLIIANNVKRKDIGFSSEYNEVIIVDKNENIIKLEKNFKTIIARKILDIIKDKLKNGRF; this comes from the coding sequence ATGCCTCATCCTTCTAAGAAAATAATAGGAAGCATGAGTAATGAGCTAGCAGGAAAAAAGGTATTATTAGCTGTGACGGGAAGCGTGGCTATATACAAGTCGTTAGATTTAGCTAGGAATTTGATGAGAATAGGGGCGGAAGTTAACGTAATTATGAGCAAAGACGCTGTAAAGTTAATCTCGCCAGAGATGTTTAAATGGGCTACTGGGAACGATGTTTATACTAAACTTACTGGTTATTTAGAACACGTGGCTTTAGCAGAGGACAATGATGTCATGGTTATAGCCCCAGCTACTGCAAATACTATAGCTAAAATAGCTAACGGGATTTCAGATACAATAGTAACTGCTACTGCATTGAACTTTATTGGTATGAAGAAGCCGTTAATTGTAGTTCCAGCTATGCATTTACAGATGTATATTTCCCCTCAAATTAAGAACGCCGAGAGTAAATTAAGGGAGTTAGGAGTAGAAGTAATTGAGCCAGAGATTATAAATGACCTAGCACATTATCCAGAGGTAGAATATTTAACATATAGATTGACCTCTTACATATTAAGAGGAAAAGACTTATCTGAGTATAAAATCCTTGTTACAGCAGGACCTACTAGAGAATACTTAGATACTGTAAGGTTTATATCAAATCCAAGTAGTGGAACTATGGGAATAGCAATAGCAAATGAAGCTCACTTTAGAGGGGCTAAAGTTAAGTTAGTTCACGGTCCATTAACCTCAAAATTAAAACCTTATGTAAGAAATACAACCTATGTAGAGACTACTGAGGAAATGCTCAATGAAGTAATAAAAAGTATAGAGGACGAGAAATATAATATAGTAATTTTAGCTGGAGCTCCAGCTGATTATAAGTTTAAAGCTACCTCAAGTACTAAAATTGATAGCCACTCTGAAATACCAAAAGTAGAACTTGAAAGAACTCCTAAAATATCTGAGCACATTAAAAAATATGGAATATTTCTAGTCGGTTTCTCCGCTGAGACAGTAAACTCTGATGACGAACTAATAAATAAGGCTAAGATTAAGATGCAACGCCATGGATTTGATTTAATAATAGCAAATAATGTAAAAAGAAAAGATATAGGCTTTTCATCTGAATATAATGAGGTAATAATTGTAGATAAGAACGAAAATATCATTAAATTGGAAAAGAATTTTAAAACTATAATAGCTAGAAAAATACTAGATATAATAAAGGATAAGCTCAAGAATGGAAGATTTTAA
- the rimI gene encoding ribosomal protein S18-alanine N-acetyltransferase, translated as MELAETSKGKDFIIRNARMDDIDEIMRINRLTLPENYPYYFFVEHLKEYGLAFFVAVTNEGKIVGYIMPRIEWGFSNLKQLPTLVRKGHVVSIAVLEEYRRKGIGTALLESSMRSMKNEYNADEVYLEVRVSNYAAISLYEKLGFKKVKVLKSYYADGEDAYLMARPL; from the coding sequence ATGGAACTCGCTGAGACAAGTAAGGGAAAAGATTTCATTATAAGAAATGCTAGGATGGATGATATAGACGAAATAATGAGAATAAATAGGTTAACCTTACCAGAAAACTATCCATATTACTTTTTCGTTGAACATTTAAAGGAATACGGTTTAGCTTTTTTCGTAGCAGTAACTAATGAGGGGAAAATTGTCGGATATATAATGCCTAGAATTGAATGGGGATTTAGCAATCTAAAACAACTGCCTACTTTAGTTAGAAAAGGGCATGTAGTATCAATAGCAGTATTAGAAGAATATAGAAGAAAGGGAATAGGTACGGCATTATTAGAATCATCGATGAGGAGTATGAAAAACGAGTATAATGCTGATGAAGTTTATTTAGAGGTTAGAGTAAGTAACTATGCTGCAATAAGTTTATATGAAAAATTGGGTTTTAAAAAAGTTAAAGTTTTAAAGTCTTATTACGCTGACGGAGAAGACGCTTATCTTATGGCAAGACCGCTTTAG